GAGGAGGAAACTATTATCAAGCTACACCGACGTCTGGGTAACAGGTACGAAACCTTTTCCAAGCTAGAAGTAGCACATGAGCATGAAAAGAGTTAATTATGGAATTGTAAATCTTACTTTTTTAGGGGGGTGAGTGGAAATAAGAGAGAGGAAAGTTAAAATgtggaaaaaaaagtgataaatataataaatattaggatatatacaaaatttttgTTAACTAATACCTTGtgacattaattaagaaataaaaaaatatttattatataaattataggagaacaaaaaaaattatgattaacataattttttgtttttaaataaaaatatttttactttaatttttttaatcaatgttctTTACTATACTAGTTAACATATTTGtcatacaaaagaaaaaaagaaatctaaaaaaaattagtgtatatttataaattttgagctTGAAAACAACCAAAATGTTCCGTTAGTACTAGTAGTTAATGATGTCTATTCTAAATAAATGAATGTTGGACTTTGTTACATAAAAATGTCATGATGTCTATTCTAATTTCtatgattaaaaaatgttactatttatatttaataaaatgttgtGATTTTAGTTTCTCATGCATTACTCATGTTTTCAGTTCTTCATAAAAGatcaatttatataattttgtttactataaaaattaaaaattaaaaaaaaatatttaaagaaactaaaattaaaaaccgTCATACTTTCATATACCATATTTAAGCGATGAAACTTTAGCTGACTACTTCTAACTCAATTTTGGTGGCATTTTCTGTTGTTTTTGTTAGTGCACAATTCAACCAAAAGTAACCCTAAAAACGATAGTTATGACTTATGACAAATGTTACTTCTTTTCGGTACACAGAAATATATTATCCAATAAACcttcttagtatttttttattaattaaaatttgttaaaaactataaaatttgatgatatatatatatatatatatatatatatatatatatatatatattttgttcaataaacatcatttataaatttataattttcaatgaattttaattgataaCAAAGAATTTACGTGTCAAAAAGAATACATTCTAGCACTTTTATTCAGATAAATTTAGGAATTTTCAGTCAAGagtcaacatttttttataaataaacattaattattaattgatattatttaGTTAACGAGATAATCAAACATCCAATCTTATAACTCCTTACTCTTAATCCTTCGAACACCCAAAGTTATGTCTTAATGGATCATTTGTGGATATACTTTAGCTCTATACCATGCATTAATCACCATTTAACATGGAGTGATGatgatattaatttcttaaagcTTTCCTTTCACTATCAGATGGTCTACCATAGCTGCACGGATGCCAGGAAGAACAGACAACGAAATAAAGAACCATTGGCACACCAACCTCAAGAAGAGATCTCAACAGCATAACTCAGTAGCCACAGAATCTCAGATCTCAAACTCAAATGACCAATCTCCAACTGAACCAACTGAAGATACTGCTTTCCAAAACTTTAACAGTGCCACTCAAGACTGTTCCCCACTTTCCCAGCATTCATCATCATCCACAAGCACAGAGTGTACCACAGTGGCCAGCACCGAAAATCTATTGCTGCTGGAAGATGAATTTGCCTTTTGGGATGCAGacacagatcttgtgagtggaAATTTCTGGCTAGAACCGTATATGCTTGATATTTCCTACCTCCCTGCTAGTGAACCCGAGTACTTTAGCCAAGTGTTTGATGTAGAACTTTGGAGCCATGATACTTAACTGACATCTCTGTACGTGGAATTAATATACGTTGAATAATTAAGGAGTTTATTATATGTTTGTTATTCTGCTCTCAAAAGTGGTGCCCTTTATTGAATTATTAGAtgctatataaataaatatatgcaaAGTAAATTACAATAATACTCCTTCGGGTTTTTTTAATCActtacatattttctatttttataatcattatttttgCCTTCGCTATAAGGTTGTTAGTAATTTAGTGTAAGATTTAAGAGAGAATtaacaaggaaaaataaaagatgatatTATATGTAATTATACAAAATTCCAAGAAGTATTATCGTAATTTGcttatatgtatgtataatgCATAATGAATTCTAATTTAAATGActatttctaattaataattaatataattttattttaagcttaAATGTATtactaaaatcatataaaaaaagatatattgagttttgattttggtccctcaatatatactttttatatgattttagtaatatatttatttttcgttttggttcttataaaaatttgttttatgatTATAGTTTCGATCAATGATGTGACAATTATATActagaatataaatatatgatgtttcttaaatattgattaaaatgaatattttttaatataagagaagcgtatatataaaattaataattttataatgacAAAATAATAGTAACATCGTAGACTGaaattgtaaaacaaaattttatagcAATTCAcacaaacaagttttttttttatataagaattaaaacatgAGTATTTTATAAGGACCAAAGTAAGGCATGTTAAATATTAAGAACAGGTCATTCTTGACTCTGAAAAGTTTAGATCTTAAAGTATGATGTATCTCTTTTTTCATCCAATTATATATTGAGGAAAACGGGACCAaaacgatatatatatatatatatatatatatatatatatatatatatatgtatatatatatgtcaattttattttttggtgggGACCGTAATCAATCAATTGTGATATGTTGATAGGTAATATGATAAATGCACGTACGAATTATGACTAAGCCTGGAtcgagataaaataaaatgaaacaaattaaaataaaatagagtgaaatggagtataataaaataattaaaattttcatattatttgaatatattgtgataaaatagaataaaacttTCATTTGAAATTGGTTAGAATCAGAATATTATTTGTTCATCCGTAAAGGCTTAACCTTCATACAAAATCTATCAAGCACTTACACGACTATAACTTTGTACCTCCTCCTCTCATCCAACTAACACCAGATCTTGAGCATTTTTTGCTACATCAATGAGAATTAGCTGCATCGATTCTTACCTCAGCCCAAAGATATGTTGCTACCTCAACAATTTTCAAACTGCACAAAACCATGATTTTGACATAATTTCTGTTTCTGCTACCCGCTATCTTTATAGACACAAACAAACATTAAATCATGATGAgtgaacaaaaacaaacattaaatcATGATGAgtgaacaaaaacaaacacaaattttgaatgacaaacaaaaatcaGAGTATCCGATAACAAATAACCCACAAACAGGACACACCAGGAGAAACACTAGATCGAGTCACGGAGGATCTCCATCGTGTATGCCTCACCACGCTCCTCGGCAACGCCGTCCTCCTGTCTGACGCCCAGTGTGACTCCCAACACCGCCTTCCAGAAACACATCGCAACATTGGCTGAGATTTTGGCAATGAGAATGGGTGATGGACAAGATTTGGGgattttttaggttaattagaaactcgttttttttttttaaattttctcacATGCTAATTTTTTACGGAGAAGAggattaaaaagaatatttttaaagtttgaagaacaaaaaaatatatatttgaatttaaaagattaagaaaatataacatatatttgaaggaataaaaatacatttaattttttaagttttaatcttttttcatgTTAAGTGATCACGTTTTAAAACagaaattactaatatttctgaactaaaataaaaaaaattctaatatataaaagagatttataggaactaaaatattgaaacaaaaaaacttaatttatagaaaaaaaatggaataatcGCAACACATTCTTAGTAgtgcatattttattattaattaaaatttattaagaattataaattaacagagagatttattaaattaatagtgagaccaaaaaaataataattttcaataaattttaggtGATAATAgatagtttattaaaaaaaaacgagAATTAGACAATTTGTGCTAGCactctcaaaaaataaatagactaaacaaaaacaactcTATATTTTAAAGACCAATACGTGTAAATTACCGATACCCAATAGGCATCTTTTTCCTTTAccaatttaacaaaaccaaataTATTATTACCCGCGTCACTAAATTGTGTTTGCGTCCAGCCATTCACATCTAGTGAGCATATATTCTTCagcttcaaaataattattgttactTCAAAATAACGtacgttttttttcttcttttctcattttcctTATTCCCTATATAAAACATTTCTTAAACAAATGGTTACTAAATTACTCCATAATCTTGTAAGTTTTAAATGGATTAATAAACTCAATGGTACACAATTATGGCATATTCATAACATATAAAACAATTATCTAGAGTTTAGAAAGTATGTGTACCCCGAAGAGAAATCCAAATCTATGTCTTTTACCAAATAGTTTTCCATtcatattttgttataaaaaaataaattcttccaaactattttaataaatagtttttaataataaaaagactaaaacaCAACCAAATactcttatatttatttaaacaatcacatatgaata
Above is a window of Glycine soja cultivar W05 chromosome 12, ASM419377v2, whole genome shotgun sequence DNA encoding:
- the LOC114379618 gene encoding transcription factor MYB13-like, with the protein product MMVRTPSCDKNGLKKGTWTAEEDKKLVDYITRYGHWNWRLLPKFAGLARCGKSCRLRWLNYLRPNLKRGNYTEEEEETIIKLHRRLGNRWSTIAARMPGRTDNEIKNHWHTNLKKRSQQHNSVATESQISNSNDQSPTEPTEDTAFQNFNSATQDCSPLSQHSSSSTSTECTTVASTENLLLLEDEFAFWDADTDLVSGNFWLEPYMLDISYLPASEPEYFSQVFDVELWSHDT